In a genomic window of Cryptococcus depauperatus CBS 7841 chromosome 8, complete sequence:
- a CDS encoding mitogen-activated protein kinase HOG1 — protein sequence MKRRANSDPVYVPANPSFSVYSSVFYFYFYIFSFFSLSTHYPPTVSHTPSAACLEYINMADFVKLSIFGTVFEVTTRYVDLQPVGMGAFGLVCSAKDQLSGTSVAIKKIMKPFSTPVLSKRTYRELKLLKHLRHENIISLSDIFISPLEDIYFVTELLGTDLHRLLTSRPLEKQFIQYFLYQILRGLKYVHSAGVVHRDLKPSNILVNENCDLKICDFGLARIQDPQMTGYVSTRYYRAPEIMLTWQKYDVAVDIWSTGCIFAEMLEGKPLFPGKDHVNQFSIITELLGTPPDDVIQTIASENTLRFVQSLPKREKVPFSTKFPNADPISLDLLEKMLVFDPRTRISAAEGLAHEYLAPYHDPTDEPVAAEVFDWSFNDADLPVDTWKVMMYSEILDFHNLGDISQNEAEGPITGEIPSAPTS from the exons ATGAAAAGAAGGGCGAATTCTGATCCTGTGTACGTTCCAGCGAATCCATCGTTCTCAGTTTATTCATCCgtcttttatttttacttttacatcttttcctttttttctctttccactcaCTATCCACCTACGGTCAGCCATACACCGTCTGCAG CTTGTCTAGAATATATCAACATGGCAGACTTTGTGAAGCTCTCCATTTTTGGTACC GTTTTCGAGGTCACCACTCGATATGTAGATCTGCAGCCAGTCGGAATGGGTGCTTTTGGTTTGGTCTG CTCTGCCAAAGACCAGCTCTCTGGGACATCTGTTGCCATCAAGAAAATTATGAAACCATTCTCGACTCCTGTCctttcaaaaagaacttATCGAGAGTTGAAGTTGCTCAAGCACTTGAGGCACGAGaacatcatctctctcaGCGACATCTTTATCTCTCCCCTCGAAGACATTTACTTTGTCACTGAGCTCCTTGGTACCGATCTTCACCGACTTCTCACCTCTCGACCCCTTGAGAAACAGTTTATTCAATACTTTCTCTACCAAATCCTCCGTGGCCTCAAATATGTGCATTCAGCGGGCGTGGTTCACCGCGACTTAAAACCATCCAACATTCTTGTCAACGAGAACTGTGATCTAAAAATATGTGATTTTGGTCTCGCGAGAATTCAGGACCCCCAGATGACTGGCTATGTTTCTACAAGGTATTATCGGGCTCCAGAAATCATGTTGACTTGGCAGAAATATGATGTTGCTG TGGACATTTGGAGTACAGGATGTATCTTTGCGGAGATGCTGGAAGGAAAGCCACTCTTCCCAGGAAAAGATCACGTCAATCAGTTTTCAATCATAACCGAGTTACTTGGTACTCCTCCTGACGACGTTATCCAAACCATTGCTTCGGAAAAC ACTCTTCGATTTGTTCAATCGCTCCCTAAACGTGAAAAAGTGCCCTTCTCTACCAAGTTCCCTAATGCCGACCCTATTTCTCTCGATCTCTTAGAGAAGATGCTTGTTTTTGACCCTCGTACCCGTATATCCGCAGCCGAAGGTCTTGCACATGAGTATCTCGCTCCATACCATGATCCTACAGATGAGCCTGTTGCTGCAGAGGTGTTTGATTGGAGTTTCAACGACGCGGACTTACCTGTTGACACTTGGAAAGTCATGATGTACTCTGAGATCCTTG ATTTTCACAATCTCGGTGATATCTCCCAAAATGAGGCAGAGGGACCAATCACGGGCGAAATTCCTTCTGCTCCTACGAGCTAA
- a CDS encoding phenylalanine-tRNA ligase has translation MASLFKSLNHPLSFSKFSHYSPIAICRDTHRSPPVRSRLQSTLTREPYQINGKTFRLDEYSNTPPSILSKLNRNLHMSPSHPIGIIRKIIERHFAEYTALTPDSPVVSVWQNFDELGFPPDHPGRSLTDSYYLNKEYMLRTHTSAHEVESYRQGLDKWLLSADVYRRDEIDSSHYPVFHQMEGTHVWSTSELHTLPDLNAKLAASLATCPIAIEDSTQISASNPIQLQHDLIHAAEIIKHLKYSLNSLIFRLFGHVANKTGEPLKVRWIEAYFPFTTPSYEVEIFWEGEWLELLGCGVVMQKTLDQAGFADKAGWAFGLGLERLSMVLFSIPDIRLFWTSDSRFINQFSPGKISTFKPYSRYPECYKDMSFWLPTGTISARQAEKDGAALAGGKGRIFHENDYFEIVREVAGDLVENVSLIDEFTHPRTGRQSQCYRLNYRHMDRSLSNEEVNALQDLVQKRVVEEMGIEMR, from the exons ATGGCTTCTCTAttcaagtctttgaacCATCCTCTCAGCTTTTCAAAATTCTCGCATTATTCACCTATTGCGATATGTCGGGACACACATCGTTCTCCTCCTGTCCGCTCACGATTACAATCTACATTAACTCGCGAACCATATCAAATCAATGGAAAGACATTTCGACTGGACGAATACTCTAACACACCCCCGTCTATATTATCTAAACTAAATCGTAATCTACATATGTCACCTTCACACCCTATTGGTATCATCCGCAAGATCATCGAACGGCATTTTGCGGAGTATACAGCATTGACACCAGACTCACCAGTTGTCTCGGTTTGGCAAAACTTTGATGAATTAGGTTTTCCGCCAGATCATCCTGGGAGGAGCCTAACGGACAGTTATTACCTTAACAAAGAGTATATGCTTCGGACACATACGAGTGCTCATGAGGTAGAGAGTTACAGACAGGGTTTAGACAAGTGGTTATTGAGTGCGGATGTGTATAGGAGAGACGAGATTGATTCATCGCATTATCCTGTATTCCACCAAATGGAAGGAACACATGTGTGGTCAACTTCAGAACTGCACACTTTACCAGACCTCAATGCCAAATTAGCAGCAAGCCTTGCAACCTGTCCAATCGCCATCGAAGACTCTACTCAGATTTCTGCCTCCAATCCTATTCAACTTCAACATGATCTGATACACGCTGCTGAAATCATTAAGCACCTCAAGTACTCTCTTAATAGCTTAATATTTAGGCTCTTTGGACATGTAGCTAATAAAACAGGAGAGCCGTTGAAAGTGAGGTGGATAGAAGCTTACTTTCCGTTCACCACCCCTAGTTATGAGGTCGAAATTTTTTGGGAAGGAGAGTGGTTGGAACTTTTGGGCTGCGGTGTCGTCATGCAAAAAACCCTCGATCAAGCCG GTTTCGCAGACAAAGCTGGCTGGGCTTTTGGACTTGGCCTTGAACGCCTATCAATGGTCCTCTTCTCTATTCCAGACATTCGCCTCTTCTGGACGTCTGATTCACGCTTTATCAACCAATTCTCGCCCGGCAAAATCTCCACATTTAAACCATATAGCCGTTACCCTGAGTGCTATAAAGATATGAGTTTCTGGCTACCTACTGGAACCATCTCGGCAAGACAAGCCGAGAAGGACGGTGCTGCTTTGGCTGGCGGAAAGGGAAGGATTTTCCATGAGAATGATTACTTTGAAATTGTTAGAGAAGTTGCTGGCGATTTAGTTGAAAACGTTTCGCTA ATTGATGAATTCACACATCCCAGGACTGGCCGTCAATCACAGTGCTATCGTCTCAATTACCGGCATATGGACCGCTCGCTGTCCAACGAAGAAGTCAATGCTCTGCAAGACCTGGTGCAAAAACGAGTTGTGGAAGAAATGGGCATTGAAATGCGTTGA
- a CDS encoding CDP-diacylglycerol-serine O-phosphatidyltransferase yields the protein MVHSTKTPSVDMDEAKKKALHQYQNDDGHFSLVRNFRLADLITIMNGVCGTLSILTSARYLLISSNLPGPPSESALRTLYFAHLLPILGFGFDALDGKVARWMGGGSMLGQEMDSLADLVSFGVAPAALAFALGLRTPLDLAALLMFVSCGLARLARFNATVALIPSDASGKSKYFEGLPIPSSLALTSFMAYWVKQGWFHHGKRGGSDVPLGVIRIWGEKGGWGEVHLVAGVFAVWGAMMVSKTLKIPKL from the exons ATGGTCCATTCAACTAAAACACCTTCAGTGGATATGGATGaagccaagaagaaagccTTGCATCAGTACCAGAATGACGACGGACACTTTTCGCTTGTCCG CAACTTTCGTCTCGCAGACCTGATCACTATTATGAATGGTGTCTGCGGCACCCTATCCATCCTCACCTCTGCCCGTTATCttctcatttcttccaatcttCCCGGTCCGCCTTCTGAATCTGCGCTTCGTACTCTCTATTTCGCCCATCTTTTGCCCATCCTAGGATTCGGTTTTGATGCGCTCGATGGAAAAGTTGCTAGATGGATGGGTGGCGGTTCCATGTTGGGTCAAGAAATGGACTCACTTGCCGACCTTGTCTCGTTTGGTGTTGCTCCTGCGGCGCTCGCATTTGCTCTTGGATTAAGGACGCCCTTGGATCTTGCGGCCCTTCTCATGTTTGTCTCTTGTGGTCTTGCTCGACTCGCCCGCTTCAATGCCACTGTTGCTCTTATTCCGTCTGATGCTTCCGGCAAATCTAAATACTTTGAAGGCCTTCCCATCCCGTCGTCGCTTGCGCTGACGAGCTTTATGGCATACTGGGTGAAGCAAGGCTGGTTCCATCATGGAAAGCGAGGTGGCTCCGATGTGCCTCTGGGCGTGATACGGATTTGGGGAGAAAAGGGTGGATGGGGAGAGGTCCACCTCGTTGCTGGTGTGTTTGCTGTATGGGGTGCGATGATGGTTAGCAAGACGTTGAAG ATTCCAAAGCTGTAA